Proteins co-encoded in one Legionella lytica genomic window:
- a CDS encoding VOC family protein — MIDHVTIYVTDLLKSKRFYEKVFLPLIIRYPLEMRENFGHST; from the coding sequence ATGATTGACCATGTGACAATTTATGTAACTGATCTCTTGAAAAGCAAACGCTTTTACGAAAAGGTTTTCCTACCTTTGATTATAAGGTATCCTTTGGAGATGAGGGAAAATTTTGGGCATTCCACATAG
- a CDS encoding cupin domain-containing protein, whose amino-acid sequence MKKVNLAEKFNLFNEHWSPYIVGELNGQYVKLAKFKGEFMWHSHAKEDELFLVVKGTLRIEFRDGIVTLNEGEFYIVPKGVEHKPVADEEAHVMLLEPKSTEQTGGIESNLLVDKQPRI is encoded by the coding sequence ATGAAAAAAGTGAACCTGGCCGAAAAATTTAACCTTTTTAATGAGCACTGGTCTCCTTATATTGTTGGAGAACTCAATGGGCAATATGTCAAGCTGGCAAAGTTCAAGGGAGAATTCATGTGGCATAGCCACGCCAAAGAAGATGAGTTATTTTTAGTAGTAAAAGGCACGCTCAGAATTGAATTTCGAGATGGAATAGTTACCTTAAATGAAGGTGAATTTTATATTGTCCCAAAAGGAGTTGAACATAAACCTGTTGCAGATGAGGAAGCGCATGTAATGCTGTTAGAACCCAAATCTACGGAGCAAACTGGCGGAATTGAAAGTAACTTGCTCGTTGATAAGCAACCAAGGATTTGA
- a CDS encoding tetratricopeptide repeat protein: protein MFNSFHADGVKALDEHNYGIAKDFFLQAIEKNPEVAESYFYLGKCCFFCDEKQQALSPLKKFIELRQNNSDEVANVSYAFDLLGQCYEAENKNTAALRCYETATKIYPSAASAWNNMGLFYIKSALHYLETDLASSAKVFKGALFFIKKALELCSDNPVFLQTAASWYEQYIEVLERAVENVEAIQKNITSNFSYAIQYYRKALSLCHEQDLALKNIISSNLTECLAQYGHHLYKNKDYKNAQVIYLEAMYLDPEHLIVINQIGMSLFKQNCFSEARNYFSSILEKTDDKQEVADAWLNIACTYRLEKKWRKAEEALSHAQKFAPEDSSITEEEIKLNEAKLAELLISTPQTLFGSSNLDSLDTGSKTVQESSFQFKVD from the coding sequence ATGTTTAATTCGTTCCATGCAGATGGAGTAAAAGCACTTGATGAACATAATTATGGAATAGCTAAAGATTTTTTCCTTCAAGCAATTGAAAAAAATCCAGAAGTAGCAGAAAGCTATTTTTATTTAGGAAAATGTTGCTTTTTTTGTGATGAAAAACAACAAGCTCTATCCCCCTTAAAAAAGTTCATTGAATTAAGGCAAAATAATTCAGATGAAGTAGCCAATGTTTCTTATGCATTCGATTTACTAGGTCAATGTTATGAAGCGGAAAACAAGAACACTGCAGCACTAAGATGTTACGAAACGGCAACTAAGATTTATCCATCCGCAGCTTCAGCCTGGAACAACATGGGTTTGTTTTATATAAAATCTGCTCTGCATTATCTTGAAACAGATCTGGCAAGCAGCGCGAAAGTTTTTAAAGGAGCACTGTTTTTTATCAAAAAAGCCTTGGAGCTATGTAGTGACAATCCTGTATTTCTACAAACTGCAGCCAGTTGGTATGAACAATACATCGAAGTTCTTGAAAGAGCGGTTGAAAATGTGGAGGCTATACAGAAAAATATCACTAGCAATTTTAGTTATGCAATACAATATTACCGAAAAGCATTATCCTTATGTCACGAGCAAGACCTAGCCTTAAAAAATATTATTTCATCTAACCTTACAGAATGTTTAGCGCAATATGGCCATCACTTGTATAAAAATAAAGATTATAAAAATGCACAAGTAATTTATTTAGAAGCAATGTATCTTGATCCAGAACACCTTATTGTCATTAATCAAATTGGAATGTCTCTTTTTAAACAGAATTGCTTCTCTGAGGCCAGAAATTATTTTTCGTCCATCTTGGAAAAAACAGACGATAAACAAGAAGTTGCGGATGCATGGTTAAATATTGCTTGTACTTACAGATTAGAGAAAAAATGGAGGAAGGCTGAAGAGGCTCTTAGCCACGCTCAGAAATTTGCACCAGAGGACTCTTCTATTACCGAGGAAGAAATAAAACTGAATGAAGCAAAATTGGCCGAACTACTTATATCTACACCTCAAACATTATTTGGCAGCTCAAATCTTGATTCTTTAGATACTGGAAGTAAAACAGTTCAAGAGTCAAGTTTCCAATTTAAGGTAGACTAA
- a CDS encoding AAA family ATPase: protein MLIIFGGLPGTGKTTISKEVASRLKAVYLRVDTVEQTLKNLEGYPDSLIIGSEGYVISYAIAKENLALGLDVIADSVNPIAITRHDWRQVAKEADTDYVEIELICSDKIQHQGRIEKRVADINGHKLPTWKDVLNRDYEPWESISMIIDTSKHTVNESVQKIIELLASLQNKGS, encoded by the coding sequence ATGCTAATTATTTTTGGTGGACTGCCAGGAACTGGTAAAACAACAATTTCAAAGGAAGTAGCCAGCCGCTTGAAGGCTGTTTACCTGAGAGTGGATACTGTTGAGCAAACATTAAAAAATTTAGAGGGCTACCCTGATTCATTGATAATAGGCTCTGAAGGTTATGTAATAAGTTATGCTATCGCGAAAGAAAATTTGGCGTTGGGCCTGGATGTTATTGCTGATTCAGTTAATCCAATTGCCATTACTCGCCACGACTGGCGCCAGGTTGCTAAAGAAGCGGATACTGATTATGTAGAAATTGAATTAATTTGTTCAGATAAAATACAACATCAAGGCAGGATAGAAAAGAGAGTGGCAGATATAAACGGTCATAAACTACCTACATGGAAAGATGTTTTAAATAGAGATTATGAACCATGGGAATCAATATCTATGATTATTGACACCTCCAAACATACTGTAAATGAGTCTGTTCAAAAAATTATTGAGCTATTAGCCTCATTACAGAACAAGGGAAGTTAA
- a CDS encoding helix-turn-helix domain-containing protein, with translation MSVGGQFERKILRERVKSGIAHARQKGKNHGRPATTKKYESEIDTLFKSGFSKSEIAKRLGIGRTSVRRVLSAQLQELEC, from the coding sequence ATCTCGGTCGGAGGTCAATTTGAACGGAAAATTTTAAGGGAACGTGTTAAATCCGGTATCGCTCATGCCAGACAAAAAGGAAAAAATCACGGTCGACCTGCAACAACAAAAAAATACGAAAGTGAAATAGATACATTATTTAAATCAGGATTTAGTAAATCTGAAATTGCTAAAAGACTTGGCATTGGCCGAACATCGGTAAGACGAGTTTTATCCGCACAATTACAGGAATTAGAATGCTAA
- a CDS encoding Ku protein: MSFGLVCIPVSLVSIEENNELKFHLLDSKTKSRVRYQRVSEETGNDDEA, from the coding sequence ATCTCCTTCGGTCTTGTTTGCATCCCAGTATCATTAGTGTCTATAGAAGAAAACAATGAGCTCAAATTCCATCTTTTAGACTCGAAAACAAAATCTCGCGTGCGCTATCAACGAGTCAGCGAAGAAACCGGAAATGATGACGAAGCGTAG